In Musa acuminata AAA Group cultivar baxijiao chromosome BXJ3-11, Cavendish_Baxijiao_AAA, whole genome shotgun sequence, one DNA window encodes the following:
- the LOC135653351 gene encoding ammonium transporter 1 member 2-like, which produces MSSCTSDLAPLLGGVANSSAAADYICNQFTDAGFAIDTTYLLFSAYLVFAMQLGFAMLCAGSVRAKNTMNIMLTNVLDAAAGGLFYYLFGFAFAFGGPSNGFIGKHFFGLKEVPQPSFDYSNFLYQWAFAIAAAGITSGSIAERTQFVAYLIYSSFLTGFVYPVVSHWFWSGDGWAAAARNAGESLLFESGVIDFAGSGVVHMVGGIAGLWGAIIEGPRIGRFDHAGRSVNLRGHSATLVVLGTFLLWFGWYGFNPGSFNIIFRTYGPSGSIHGQWSAVGRTAVTTTLAGCTAALTTLFGKRLQTGHWNVLDVCNGLLGGFAAITSGCSVVDPWAAIVCGFVSAWVLIGLNKLAAKLKFDDPLEAAQLHGGCGAWGIIFTALFAREKYVNEVYPGRPGRPYGLFMGGGGRLLGAHIVQILVITGWVSCTMGPLFFALHKLNLLRISAEDELAGMDLTRHGGFAYDYHDEDPSAHGGSPRGGFTLKSSPTPVKPKANQTATANQV; this is translated from the exons ATGTCGTCGTGCACGTCAGATCTGGCGCCTCTCCTTGGCGGCGTTGCCAACTCGTCGGCGGCAGCCGACTACATCTGCAACCAGTTCACGGACGCCGGCTTCGCCATCGACACCACCTACCTTCTCTTCTCCGCCTACCTCGTGTTCGCCATGCAGCTCGGCTTCGCTATGCTTTGCGCCGGCTCCGTGCGCGCCAAGAACACCATGAACATCATGCTCACCAACGTGCTCGACGCCGCGGCCGGCGGTCTCTTCTACTACCTCTTCGGGTTCGCCTTCGCCTTCGGCGGCCCCTCGAACGGCTTCATCGGGAAGCACTTCTTCGGCCTCAAGGAGGTGCCGCAGCCCAGCTTCGACTACTCCAACTTCCTCTACCAATGGGCCTTCGCCATCGCAGCCGCCGGTATCACCTCCGGCTCCATCGCCGAGCGCACCCAGTTCGTGGCCTACCTCATTTACTCCTCCTTCCTCACCGGCTTCGTCTACCCCGTCGTCTCCCACTG GTTCTGGTCGGGCGACGGGTGGGCTGCCGCGGCGAGGAACGCCGGGGAGTCGCTGTTGTTCGAGTCCGGAGTGATCGACTTTGCGGGGTCGGGCGTGGTGCACATGGTGGGAGGCATCGCGGGGCTGTGGGGCGCCATCATCGAGGGCCCCCGCATCGGGCGCTTCGACCACGCCGGCCGCTCCGTGAACCTCCGCGGTCACTCTGCCACCCTGGTGGTGCTCGGCACCTTCCTCCTCTGGTTCGGCTGGTACGGCTTCAACCCAGGCTCCTTCAACATCATCTTCCGGACCTACGGCCCCAGCGGCTCCATCCACGGCCAGTGGTCCGCCGTTGGCCGCACCGCCGTCACCACCACCCTCGCCGGCTGCACCGCCGCCCTCACCACCCTCTTTGGGAAGCGCCTCCAGACGGGCCACTGGAACGTGCTCGACGTCTGCAACGGCCTCCTCGGCGGCTTCGCGGCCATCACATCCGGCTGCTCCGTGGTCGACCCGTGGGCCGCCATCGTCTGCGGCTTCGTCTCCGCCTGGGTTCTCATCGGCCTTAACAAGCTCGCCGCCAAGCTCAAGTTCGATGATCCCCTCGAGGCCGCGCAGCTGCACGGCGGCTGTGGCGCGTGGGGGATCATCTTCACTGCGCTCTTCGCTCGGGAAAAGTACGTGAATGAGGTGTACCCGGGGCGGCCGGGGCGGCCCTACGGGCTATTCATGGGCGGGGGCGGGCGGCTGTTGGGCGCCCACATCGTACAGATCCTGGTGATCACCGGGTGGGTGAGTTGCACCATGGGCCCGTTGTTCTTCGCGCTGCACAAGCTCAACCTGCTCAGGATCTCCGCCGAGGACGAGTTGGCCGGGATGGACCTCACCCGGCACGGCGGCTTCGCCTACGACTACCACGACGAGGACCCCAGCGCACACGGCGGCAGCCCCAGAGGCGGGTTCACGCTCAAGTCCTCGCCGACGCCGGTGAAGCCGAAGGCCAACCAGACGGCCACCGCCAACCAGGTGTAA